The segment CCCTTCGTGCCCGCAGCGGCGCCGGCGGTGGTGTTGGTGCCGGTGGTGCTGGTGTTGGTCTTGTCGGTCAGGGCGAGGAAGACCTCGTCCAGGCTGGGCTGCCCCAGCGAGAAGTTGTCGACGGTGATCCCGGCCCGGGACAGCTCGGCCAGCGCCCGCCCGGCGTGCTCGGCCGCGTCCCCGCCCTCGTCGAGGCTGCCCACCCGGGCGGTCAGCGCGACCGGGTCGGAGTCCAGCTGCACCTCGCCGCCGAGCGCGGCGGCGAGCAGCTTCTCGGCCTCGGGGCGCTGGTCCGCGTGGCGCAGGCGCAGATGGACGCTGCCGGAGCCGACGGACGCCTTCAGCTCGCCCTTGGTGCCCTCGGCGATCACCTTGCCGTGGTCGATCACGGCGATCCGGGACGCGAGCTGATCGGCCTCGTCCAGATACTGCGTGGTCAGCAGGACGGTGGTGCCCTGGGAGACCACGGCGCGCACGATGTCCCACACCTGGCTGCGGCTGCGCGGGTCGAGTCCGGTGGTCGGCTCGTCCAGGAACAGCAGGTCGGGGGTGTTGAGGATGGACGCGGCGATATCGATCCGGCGCCGCATGCCGCCCGAGTAGTTCTTGATCTGCCGGCCGGCCGCCTCGGAGAGGCCGAAGGCGTGCAGCAGCTGGTCGGCGCGGTCGCGGGCGGCCGCCTTGGAGTGGCCGAGCAGACGGGCGAGCAGCAGGAGGTTCTCTGTGCCCGTGAGGTCCTCGTCGACCGATGCGTACTGGCCGGTCAGACTGACCCGGCTGCGTACCGCGTCGGCGTCCTTGAGGACGTCCTTGCCGAAGATCCGGGCCTCCCCGTCGTCCGGGCGCAGCAGGGTGGCCAGCATTCTGACCGTCGTGGTCTTGCCGGCGCCGTTGGGGCCGAGGACGCCGTAGACCGTGCCCGCGGGTACGGCGAGATCGACGCCGTCGACGGCGCGGTTCTCGCCGAAGACCTTCACCAGGCCTCGGGTCTCGATGGCCAGTTCTGTGCTCATTCGTCAGTCAGTCCTTGCGTTCCTTGATGAATCGAAAATTTCTTCGGTATCGCTGTGGAGGGTTCGACTCATCCGGTGCGGGAAACTCATCGGCGCCGGGCTGTCCGCCGGGATGCCCTTGGGGAAGTCCTTGAGGATGTCCTTGGGGATCCAGCGGCGGGCGAACGGGTTAAAAACGGTACCAAAGCAAAGAAAACAGTGAGGTGGGGTGGTGCTCGGGGCAGCTCAGGACACATATGGGCGGACGGCCCGTGCCTCGCGCAGCGCCGTACCCCACCAGCCGAGCTGGTCGAGCATCAGCGCGATCGAGCGGTCACGGCCTGTCATCGGCTCGTCGAGCAGGTTGATCGCCACGCCGTTGCGGAGCGGCACGGTATGCAGCTCGGTGAAGACGGAGCGCAGATGCTCCACCGCGTGCAGTCCGCATGATCCGTGCCCGTAGCTGACGAACGCAACCGGTTTGGCCTGCCACTCGTCGTACGCGAAGTCGATCGCCTGCTTCAGCGACGCCGGGTAGGAACGGTTGTATTCGGGGGTGACGACGACGAACGCCTCCGCGTCCGCGATCATGTCCGTGAAGGTCCGCATCGACTGTGTCGTCCGGTCCGGATAGCGCGCCGGAAAGTCGAATTCCAGCAGGTCGACGACGGTCAGTGACAGTTCCGAGCGGGTGGCGGCCCGTTCGGTGAACCACTGCGCGATGCGTCCCCCGATCCGGCCCTCCCGCGTACTGCCGACGATCACGGCCACCCGCAGCGGCACCACGGTCCTCCGGGTCTCCTGTTCCGGTGGCTTCGTCGTCGTGGCGTCCTGCCGGTTCTGCGGGCTCTGTCGTCGCTGCCGGTGTATCCGCCGCGGTGTCCGCCGCTGTCGCGCCCTGCCCATCCCCCGCTCCCCCTCTCCGTCCTGTACAGAAGAGGCGCGAGACGTGGTCGCGCGGCCGCTGGATTCGATCTGGCGGCCGCGCGAGGACCTCCGGCGGGACGAGGGACGGGGGCTACGGCTCCCTGGTGTGGAAGACGTAGAACGACGCCACGCCCACCGCCGCGGCGATGATCAGCCCCAGCCAGGACGAGCTGAGGATGCTGTCGCCGGTCAGGCTGTGCAGAAAGCCGACGGCGATCCCGGCCAGCGCGCCGTACGCGGCGGCCCGTACCTCCTGGATCAGCGCGCCCTGGATACGGCCGAGGCCGAAGGCGAGTGCGGTGAAGACGATGCCCGCGACCACCCCGTACAGGACGTCCCACCAGGTCACCGGTGATCCGGTGCGGTGCAGAAAGCCCGCGTAGAAGCCGAAGAGCGCGCCGAGGGCGAGCGGGATCGCCCAGGCGGGGGAGATGTGGTGGCGGACGGGCAGTGCTGCTGGTGCGGCCATGGCGGGACGCTCCTTTCCACACCTGTCTCCGGTCGGGTGTTCGGTTCTCCGGTCGGGTTTTCGGTTCTGACTCCCAGGGCACACCCGTGGTCCCCGTCCGGCAACTCGTACGGCCGTTCGTCCGGTGGGTTTGTTACGGGTACGGGCGGGCCGGTCCTGACCGGCCCGGGCCGCGCGTAGCCGCCGGGGCCGGTCCGCCCGGGTGGCCGTGCACCGGTCGCGCCCGTGGGCCGGGGCGCTTTCCCTGGAGGAGTGCGGAGCCTTCTGTCGACCGTCCTGATCGCCCTCGTTGCCGTACTGACCCCACTGAGCGCGCTTGCCGTGTGGGCCGACCGGGAGATCGGTGACACCGACGGCTACGTCGCCGCGATGGCCCCGCTCGCCACCGACCCCGAGGTGACGAACGCGGTCGCCGACCGGATCACGAACGAGGTGACGGCCAGGCTGGCGAGCCGGATGGGCGGCGCGGGCGAAAACGATTCCGGTGGGGCGGCGGGGGCGGCCGAGCTACGGGATCTGGTGCACGACGCCGTGCTCTCGTTCGCCGCGACGGAGGCGTACCGCACCGCCTGGGACACCGTGAACCAGGCCGCGCACACCGCTGTCGAGAACGCGCTGACCAGCTTTGACGGCAGAACCGCCAGTGTGGATCTGGCACCTGTGGCCGAGCAGTTGAAGGCCCAGCTGAGCAGGGACGGAGTCCCGTACGCGGACCGGATCCCGGTCGGTGACACCCGGACCGTGGTGCTGGAGTCGGAGCGGTTGGGCGCGGCGCGCGGGGTCTTCGACGGCCTTCAGCACGCGGGCGTCGCACTGTCGCTGCTGACCGTGCTGCTGGCGGTGGCGGCCCTGCTCCTGGCGCCGCGCGGGCTGCCCGAACTGGCGCTGGCCCTGGCGGTGGGCGGGGCGCTGCTGCTGGCCGCGGTCGCTCTCACGCGCCAGCTGACGCTGGGGGAGCCGCCGATGACGCTGAACCGGCCGGCCGCCGGTGCCGCCTTCGACGCGCTGACCGCTTCGCTGAGGCTGACGGCGTGGGCGCTGATAGGGGGTGGGGTGCTGGTGGCGACCATGACCGTACGAAGCCGTCGTAAACGGTTGAAATCGGTGGAGAAGGGAGAGCGGGAGAACGGGATGGAGGGAGAGGAAGCGGAGGGGGAGGCTCAAGAAGTGGCGAGTTGACGCCATGGCCGTATCTTGGGCTCGGTTCGCCTCCGGGGCGCTTAAGCGGATTTCTTCAGTCGATCGTGCTCGATCACTCGTTCCTCGCGATCTCCGCGCGTTCTCCCTCCAGTAATCCGCGCGCCCCTTCGGCTCAATCGCCGTACCGGGCGGGCAGGATGTCGCGGACACTGGAGTTCGACAGCGCGGACAGCAGCGCCGACGACATCGCGGACGACCGGAAGGCTCGTACATGGACAGCGCCAGCGCCACCTCGACGGCGGCGGAGGACGCGGGGGACCCGGCGGAAGAGCCCCTCGACGAGCCCGGCCGCACCCGCGGCGGTGCCGGGCGCCGGGTGGCCGCGTGGTTCGCGGCGCTGCTGCTGATCGTGCCGACGGTCGTCGTCGCCTGCCGTCTCGCCGACACCGACGCGACGACCCCGATTCCGCAGCTTCTCGCCTTCCTGCCGTGGCTCCTCGTGCCCGCCGGGGCCGCGCTGCTGCTGGCGGCCCTCGCCCGCTGGATCCCGGGCCTGGTCTGGGCCGCCGTCGTCCTCGCGATCACCGGCTGGTTCGTCCGGCCGTACGACATCGGGCTCGCGGACAAGCCGTCCGGCAAGGCGATAGCCAAGGTCGAAGTGCTGACGTCGAACGTGGAGTTCGGCAACGGCACCAAGGGTCTGCTGGAGCTGATCGAGCGGGAGCGGCCCGATCTGGTCTTTGTGACCGAGTGCGCCGAGGCGTGCTCGCAGGGGCTGGCGACCCGGATCCCGATGTCCGACTACCCCTACCGGAACGTGGTCGAGGGCAAGCTCGCCTTCGGCTCCGCGATCCTCAGCAAGTACCCGCTGCGGAAGGTCGCCGGTATCGAGTCGACCCTGGCGATGCCCGGCTCCGTCGCCACGATCGCGGGCCAGGAGGTCCAGGTGCAGCTCGCGCACCCGCTGCCGCCCATCCCGAGCGGTATGGACGACTGGCGGCGGGAGCTGGGCCGGATGAAGGAGTACGCGACCGGGGTGAAGGACGTTCCGACGATCTTCGCCGGGGACTTCAACGCGGGCCAGGACCATGCCGCCTTCCGGCGAATACTGGACGCGGGCAAGCTGCGCTCCGCGGCCGCGCTCGGGGGCGCCTCCCGGACGCCGTCCTGGCCGACGATGGTCGGCCGCCCGCTGGGCACCCAGATCGACCATGTGCTGATCAGCAAGGAGTTCTCGGTCCGCAAGGCCCGTTTCGTGGAGCTGGACGATACCGACCATCGCTCGCTGCTGACGGAGCTGGAGCTGCACGAGAAGCGCTAGCCGACCCGGGCGGGCCGGGTGCGGGGAGGGTCGGCCGTTGGACGGGCCGGGTGTCGGGCGGGGCAGGTGAGCGGCGGGGGGAGTCAGCCGCCCCCGCCGTGGGTGTCCGGATGGCGTGGGGCCAGGCGTTCCATCTCCCGGCGGTCCCGCTTGGTGGGGCGCCCCGTGCCCCGGTCCCGGACGGCCACCGGGGCGGTGAACTCCCTCGGCGGGGGCGGCGGGCTGTTGTCCTCGTAGCACTCGACGGCGACGGGCGCGCCCACCCGCTTGCGGATGATCTTCGAGACGACGACCAGCCGCTCACGGCCCTCATGGAAGAGCCGGACCCTGTCTCCGGCCTTGATGGCCTGGGCGGGCTTCACCCGCTCGCCGTTGATCCGGACGTGCCCGGCCTTGCAGGCGGCGGCCGCCTGGGACCGCGTCTTCGTCAGGCGTACGGACCAGATCCACACATCGACGCGTGCGGACTCGCCGGACGGCGGCGGTGCGGTGGACGACTGACCCTGAGATGCCATGCCCCGACCCTACGCCCGGCGGCGGGCGGGACGGCGAGTGAGTTTTCCGTACGGGCGGGACGCTCCAGGCGGTACGGCGGTACGGCGGTACGGCGGTACGGCGGTACGGCGGTGCGGGGGCCGGGCCCGCGCCCGGCCCCCGTACCGCCGCGGATGGTCAGACGCCGATATCGCGGCCGTCCCGGCGCCAGACCGCCACCACCGACGGGCGGACGATCCGGCCAGGGCCGTCCGGCCAGACGCTCGCGGGCTTCTCGACCGAAGCGCCGTCGAGCTCCCCCGGGTGCTGCACGGCGACCAGGACCCGGCGCTCCTGGATCACCGGACCACAGGTCTCCGCACCCTTCGGCACGGTCAGGAACTGCTTCAGCTCACCGCGCCGCTCACCGTGCACGGCGACCCCGAAAAGGCCGTCGTGCGAGCCGAGCTGATTGCCGTCCGTGGAGATCCACAGATTCCCGTGCGGGTCGAACGCCACATTGTCCGGGCAGGAGATCGGGCTGACCTTCTCCTTGGGGAAGCCCGCGAAATAGGTGGACGGGTCCTTGGGGTCGCCGGCCACCAGGAACAGCCGCCAGGCGAAGCCGTCACCCGTTGGATCGTCCCAGTTCTCCGCCAGTTCGAGGATCTGGCCGTGCTTGTTGAGATTGCGCGGATTGGCCTCGTCCGCGCCGGGCTTGCCCGCCTTGCCGCGGTCGGAGTTGTTGGTCAGCGCCACATACACCCGCCCGGTGCGCGGCGAGGGCTCCACATCCTCGGGCCGGTCCATCTTGGTGGCGCCGACCTTGTCACCGGCGATCCGGGTGAAGACGTACACCTCCTCGGCGGTCATGCCAGGAACATGCGAGGTGTTTCCGGTCGCCAGCGGGATCCAGACGCCCGAACCGTCGAACTCCCCGTCGTTCGGGAGCTTCCCCGTGCCGTCGACCTCCGCCGCCGGGCTGTCCCCGGACAGCTTCGCCACATACAGCGTGCCCTCGTCGAGCAGGGTGCGGTTGTGCTCACGGGCGGCGCGCGAACCGCCCTTCATCATCCGCTTCGAGGAGACGAACTTGTAGAAGTAGTCGAACCGCTCGTCGTCGCCCATGTAGACCACCGGGCGGCCGTCGTCCGTCAGCCGCGGCTGCGCCGCCTCGTGCTTGAAGCGGCCCAGCGCGGTCCGCTTCCGGGGCGTGTAGTCGGGATCGTACGGGTCCAGCTCGACGACCCAGCCGAAGCGGTGCGACTCGTTGGGCTCCTGCCGTACGTCGAACCGCTTGTCGAACCGCTCCCACTTGCGCTCCGAGGCGCCGGTGCCGATGCCGTACCGCTTGTCGGTGGCGCTGGAGCCGTTCGCGAAGTACTGGTTGAAGTTCTCCTCGCCGTGCAGCGTCGTTCCCCAGGGGGTTTCGCCGCCCGCGCAGTTGTTGAGCGTGCCGAGCACCCGCCGGCCGCTGGGGTCCACCGAGGTCCGCAGCAGCGCGCCGCCCGCCGCCGGCCCGGTGACCACGAACGGATCCGTCGCGGTCAGTCGCCGGTTCAGGTGGTGCTGGACCACC is part of the Streptomyces qinzhouensis genome and harbors:
- a CDS encoding ATP-binding cassette domain-containing protein, whose protein sequence is MSTELAIETRGLVKVFGENRAVDGVDLAVPAGTVYGVLGPNGAGKTTTVRMLATLLRPDDGEARIFGKDVLKDADAVRSRVSLTGQYASVDEDLTGTENLLLLARLLGHSKAAARDRADQLLHAFGLSEAAGRQIKNYSGGMRRRIDIAASILNTPDLLFLDEPTTGLDPRSRSQVWDIVRAVVSQGTTVLLTTQYLDEADQLASRIAVIDHGKVIAEGTKGELKASVGSGSVHLRLRHADQRPEAEKLLAAALGGEVQLDSDPVALTARVGSLDEGGDAAEHAGRALAELSRAGITVDNFSLGQPSLDEVFLALTDKTNTSTTGTNTTAGAAAGTKGAAA
- a CDS encoding NADPH-dependent FMN reductase is translated as MGRARQRRTPRRIHRQRRQSPQNRQDATTTKPPEQETRRTVVPLRVAVIVGSTREGRIGGRIAQWFTERAATRSELSLTVVDLLEFDFPARYPDRTTQSMRTFTDMIADAEAFVVVTPEYNRSYPASLKQAIDFAYDEWQAKPVAFVSYGHGSCGLHAVEHLRSVFTELHTVPLRNGVAINLLDEPMTGRDRSIALMLDQLGWWGTALREARAVRPYVS
- a CDS encoding endonuclease/exonuclease/phosphatase family protein; translation: MDSASATSTAAEDAGDPAEEPLDEPGRTRGGAGRRVAAWFAALLLIVPTVVVACRLADTDATTPIPQLLAFLPWLLVPAGAALLLAALARWIPGLVWAAVVLAITGWFVRPYDIGLADKPSGKAIAKVEVLTSNVEFGNGTKGLLELIERERPDLVFVTECAEACSQGLATRIPMSDYPYRNVVEGKLAFGSAILSKYPLRKVAGIESTLAMPGSVATIAGQEVQVQLAHPLPPIPSGMDDWRRELGRMKEYATGVKDVPTIFAGDFNAGQDHAAFRRILDAGKLRSAAALGGASRTPSWPTMVGRPLGTQIDHVLISKEFSVRKARFVELDDTDHRSLLTELELHEKR
- a CDS encoding RNA-binding S4 domain-containing protein, translating into MASQGQSSTAPPPSGESARVDVWIWSVRLTKTRSQAAAACKAGHVRINGERVKPAQAIKAGDRVRLFHEGRERLVVVSKIIRKRVGAPVAVECYEDNSPPPPPREFTAPVAVRDRGTGRPTKRDRREMERLAPRHPDTHGGGG
- a CDS encoding PhoX family protein; translated protein: MRKLLPLLSATPHAGGRSALTCRYRCGDACFQEVPNTSGNEYAGDIIAGVLSRRSMVRAAAVVTVAAAAGAATVTGPGGGAGAVAAPVGHRGHGHGSKPGAGSGGDGARGLRFRPVAPNRDDKVTVPDGYTQGLVIRWGDPILRGAPKFDERRQSAKAQAGQFGYNNDFLSLLPLPGERGRQVLVANHEYTDEMLMFRGYDPENPTREQVEIAWAAHGLSVVVVEEERRSGGLTPVVQHHLNRRLTATDPFVVTGPAAGGALLRTSVDPSGRRVLGTLNNCAGGETPWGTTLHGEENFNQYFANGSSATDKRYGIGTGASERKWERFDKRFDVRQEPNESHRFGWVVELDPYDPDYTPRKRTALGRFKHEAAQPRLTDDGRPVVYMGDDERFDYFYKFVSSKRMMKGGSRAAREHNRTLLDEGTLYVAKLSGDSPAAEVDGTGKLPNDGEFDGSGVWIPLATGNTSHVPGMTAEEVYVFTRIAGDKVGATKMDRPEDVEPSPRTGRVYVALTNNSDRGKAGKPGADEANPRNLNKHGQILELAENWDDPTGDGFAWRLFLVAGDPKDPSTYFAGFPKEKVSPISCPDNVAFDPHGNLWISTDGNQLGSHDGLFGVAVHGERRGELKQFLTVPKGAETCGPVIQERRVLVAVQHPGELDGASVEKPASVWPDGPGRIVRPSVVAVWRRDGRDIGV